The Streptococcus sp. DTU_2020_1001019_1_SI_AUS_MUR_006 sequence TCAATGTGCATCCAACCAAGCAAGAGGTACGGATTTCCAAGGAAAGAGAACTAATGGCGCTGGTTTCAGAAGCTATTGCAAAGAGTCTCAAGGAACAGACCTTGATTCCAGATGCCTTGGAAAATCTGGCAAAATCTACTGTTCGCAATCGTGAAAAGGTAGAGCAAACCATTCTCCCACTTAAAGAAAATAATCTCTACTACGAGCAAACGGAGCTGACAAGACCGCCTCAAGCTGAGGTGGCAGACCATCAGGTGAATCTGACGGAAGAAAGACAGGATTTGACCTTGTTTGCCAAGGAAACCTTGGACCAGCTGACCAAGCCTGCTAAACTGCATTTTGCAGAGAGAAAGCCTATCAGCTACGACCAACTGGATCATCCTGAGTTAGATATGGCTAGTTTGGATAAGGCTTATGACAAGCTAGAGCGAGAAGAAACGTCAAGCTTCCCAGAGTTGGAATTTTTTGGGCAAATGCACGGGACTTATCTCTTTGCCCAAGGTAGAGATGGGCTTTACATCATAGACCAACACGCAGCCCAGGAGCGGGTTAAGTATGAGGAGTATCGCGAAAGTATTGGCAATGTTGACCAGAGCCAGCAGCAACTCCTAGTTCCCTATATCTTTGAATTTCCTGCGGATGATGCCCTTCGTCTCAAGGAAAGAATGCCACTTTTAGAGGAAGTTGGTGTCTTTCTAGCAGAGTACGGGGAGAATCAATTTATCCTACGCGAACATCCCATTTGGATGGCAGAGGAGGAAATCGAGTCTGGTATCTATGAGATGTGTGACATGCTCCTTTTGACCAAGGAAGTTTCAATCAAGAAATACCGAGCAGAGCTAGCCATTATGATGTCCTGCAAGCGGTCCATCAAGGCCAACCATCGTATTGATGCCCACTCGGCTAGACAACTCCTCTATCAGCTCTCTCAATGTGATAACCCCTATAACTGTCCACACGGACGTCCTGTTTTGGTTCACTTTACCAAGTCGGACATGGAAAAGATGTTCCGTCGCATTCAGGAAAATCATACTAGCCTCAGAGAGCTAGGAAAATACTAATACTCTTCGAAAATCTCTCTAAACTGCGTCAGCCTTACCTTCCCTAACTCAAGTTATGCCTACGGTTAGCTTCCTAGTTTAGATTTGATTTTCATTAAGTATAAATTGAAGGGAAAACTATGTACGAATATCTAAAGGGTATCATTACCAAAATTACTGCTAAATACATCGTTCTAGAAGCAAACGGAATCGGCTATATCCTACACGTAGCTAA is a genomic window containing:
- the mutL gene encoding DNA mismatch repair endonuclease MutL, translating into MSHIIELPEVLANQIAAGEVIERPASVVKELVENAIDAGSSQIIVEIEEAGLKKIQITDNGHGIAHDEVELALRRHATSKIKNQADLFRIRTLGFRGEALPSIASVSVLTLLTAVDGTSHGTKLVARGGEVEEIIPATSPVGTKVCVEDLFFNTPARLKYMKSQQAELSHIIDIVNRLGLAHPEISFSLISDGKEMTRTAGTGQLRQAIAGIYGLASAKKMVEIENSDLDFEISGFVSLPELTRANRNYISLFINGRYIKNFLLNRAILDGYGSKLMVGRFPLAVIHIHIDPYLADVNVHPTKQEVRISKERELMALVSEAIAKSLKEQTLIPDALENLAKSTVRNREKVEQTILPLKENNLYYEQTELTRPPQAEVADHQVNLTEERQDLTLFAKETLDQLTKPAKLHFAERKPISYDQLDHPELDMASLDKAYDKLEREETSSFPELEFFGQMHGTYLFAQGRDGLYIIDQHAAQERVKYEEYRESIGNVDQSQQQLLVPYIFEFPADDALRLKERMPLLEEVGVFLAEYGENQFILREHPIWMAEEEIESGIYEMCDMLLLTKEVSIKKYRAELAIMMSCKRSIKANHRIDAHSARQLLYQLSQCDNPYNCPHGRPVLVHFTKSDMEKMFRRIQENHTSLRELGKY